The following are encoded in a window of Lichenicola cladoniae genomic DNA:
- a CDS encoding class I SAM-dependent methyltransferase, whose product MNDLAGFPPRAFDKADPSPDPLFYRQPRLVTHIDDEAIAAVTELYRRFLPAGGTVLDLMSSWVSHLPHDIAYARIVGHGMNADELAANPRLDERFVSDLNADPVLSLPDAHFDAACMCVSVQYLQRPIEVFREVARVLRPGAPFVVTFSNRCFPTKAVAIWQALTGPDQQQLVALYMQRAGFGSIDASEVVPDHGDPIWAVIGYADGAETG is encoded by the coding sequence ATGAACGATCTCGCCGGCTTCCCGCCCCGTGCCTTCGACAAGGCCGACCCTTCGCCCGATCCGCTCTTCTACAGGCAGCCCCGGCTGGTGACGCATATCGACGACGAGGCGATCGCCGCCGTCACCGAGCTGTATCGCCGGTTCCTGCCGGCCGGCGGAACCGTGCTGGACCTGATGAGCAGCTGGGTCAGCCACCTGCCGCACGACATCGCCTACGCACGGATCGTCGGGCACGGCATGAACGCGGACGAGCTGGCCGCCAATCCACGCCTGGACGAACGCTTCGTCAGCGACCTGAACGCCGATCCGGTCCTGTCCCTGCCGGACGCGCATTTCGATGCCGCTTGCATGTGCGTATCGGTCCAGTACCTGCAGCGGCCGATCGAGGTGTTTCGGGAGGTGGCGCGGGTGCTGCGTCCCGGGGCCCCGTTCGTGGTGACGTTCTCCAATCGCTGCTTCCCGACCAAGGCGGTGGCGATCTGGCAGGCGCTGACCGGACCGGACCAGCAGCAGCTGGTGGCACTGTACATGCAGCGGGCCGGGTTCGGCTCGATCGACGCCAGCGAGGTGGTGCCCGATCATGGCGACCCGATCTGGGCGGTGATCGGTTACGCGGACGGTGCCGAAACAGGCTAG
- a CDS encoding NADPH-dependent FMN reductase, which translates to MLGSVRSDRVGIRAARYIIDALTRKGHEPVLVDPMELQLPLLDRMYKEHPKGEAPANLERLATLYREADGFMIVSGEYNNGIPPALKNLLDYFLEEYFWRPSAILCYSAGQFGGVRAAMQLRMTLAELGMPSIPSLLPIPRIQQVLDEDGHATAEWIDKSAGRFISEFEWYAGALQTQRAGGTPY; encoded by the coding sequence TTGCTGGGAAGCGTGCGAAGCGATCGCGTCGGCATACGGGCCGCTCGCTACATCATCGACGCGCTGACCAGGAAGGGCCACGAGCCGGTCCTGGTCGACCCGATGGAGTTGCAACTGCCGCTTCTCGACCGGATGTACAAGGAACATCCGAAAGGCGAGGCGCCGGCCAACCTCGAACGTCTAGCAACACTCTATCGCGAGGCGGACGGCTTCATGATCGTCAGCGGCGAATACAACAACGGCATCCCGCCGGCGCTCAAGAACCTGCTCGACTATTTCCTCGAGGAATATTTCTGGCGGCCGTCCGCAATCCTTTGCTACTCGGCCGGCCAGTTCGGCGGCGTCCGGGCTGCCATGCAGCTCCGGATGACACTCGCCGAACTCGGCATGCCGAGCATCCCGAGCCTGCTGCCGATACCGCGCATCCAGCAGGTTCTCGACGAGGACGGACACGCCACCGCCGAGTGGATCGACAAGAGCGCGGGGCGGTTCATCTCGGAGTTCGAGTGGTACGCAGGCGCGTTGCAGACCCAACGCGCCGGCGGCACTCCGTACTAG
- a CDS encoding SDR family NAD(P)-dependent oxidoreductase — translation MNIASIPAGEFDGKVAIVTGAASGIGRATVELLHARGASVVAEDRDPEVRAMARPGVFPLVADVAEDGAARQAVAAAIEQFGRLDVLVNNAGIIINKLVVDMTVEEWDRIFAVNIRGVFLHSREALRAMIPNGRGAIVNVGSYACFQTFPSIAAYAASKGALAQFTRTLAVEAIGHGIRVNAVGSGDTVTNILNHIHEDGPSALAAYGKNAPIGRAAQPEEIARVIAFLASEEASFMVGSITMADGGKSIVLPS, via the coding sequence ATGAACATCGCATCTATCCCAGCCGGGGAATTCGACGGAAAAGTTGCCATCGTGACCGGGGCGGCGAGTGGGATCGGCCGGGCAACCGTGGAGCTGCTTCATGCACGCGGCGCGTCGGTCGTTGCCGAGGATCGTGATCCGGAGGTCCGCGCGATGGCTCGTCCCGGCGTATTTCCGCTGGTCGCGGATGTGGCGGAAGACGGGGCGGCGCGGCAGGCCGTGGCAGCCGCCATCGAACAGTTCGGCCGGCTGGATGTTCTCGTGAACAACGCAGGCATCATCATCAACAAGCTGGTCGTGGACATGACGGTCGAGGAGTGGGACCGCATTTTTGCGGTCAATATCAGGGGCGTGTTTCTGCATTCGCGCGAGGCGCTGCGCGCGATGATCCCCAACGGCCGGGGGGCGATCGTCAATGTCGGTTCCTACGCCTGTTTCCAGACCTTTCCGTCGATCGCCGCCTATGCGGCGTCGAAAGGCGCGCTCGCGCAATTCACCAGGACGCTCGCAGTCGAGGCGATCGGGCACGGGATCCGGGTGAACGCCGTCGGGTCCGGGGATACTGTCACGAACATCCTCAACCATATCCACGAGGATGGTCCCTCGGCGCTTGCCGCGTATGGCAAGAACGCGCCGATCGGGCGGGCGGCTCAGCCGGAAGAGATCGCCCGGGTGATTGCGTTCCTCGCGTCCGAGGAGGCCAGCTTCATGGTGGGGTCGATCACGATGGCCGATGGCGGCAAGAGCATCGTGTTGCCGTCCTGA
- a CDS encoding LysR family transcriptional regulator: MAEKDYQDLRALRCIIDRGSFVAAARELRVSRSALSETIRRLEDRVGIQLLNRTTRSVSPTPAGERLAMRSSSAFEEIDAALREANATSGDVAGPIRVHAQRLGYQLFLQSLLPGFVRDFPRISVEVQIDDAGVDIVSERFDLGIRLGELLEQDVIAFALQPPICQIAVAAPAYLDRHGVPDHPRELCHHLCLVFRWPGHAALYNWEFYENGAWFSVPVSGPLTFNDQRAALDAAIAGAGIAFWVESEVKPHIDSGRLVPLLTAYSEVFPGFALYYPRHRHRSAAVTTLIGAIRDAARR; encoded by the coding sequence ATGGCAGAGAAAGACTATCAGGACCTTCGCGCCCTGCGCTGCATCATCGACCGGGGAAGTTTCGTTGCCGCCGCGAGAGAGCTTCGGGTATCGCGCTCCGCACTCAGCGAGACGATCCGCAGGCTTGAGGATCGTGTCGGTATTCAGCTCCTGAACCGGACGACGCGCAGCGTCAGCCCCACGCCTGCCGGCGAGCGGCTGGCAATGCGATCAAGTTCAGCATTCGAGGAAATCGACGCGGCGCTGAGGGAGGCGAATGCAACCAGCGGCGATGTCGCGGGACCAATTCGGGTTCATGCGCAACGCCTGGGCTACCAGCTGTTCCTGCAGTCCCTGTTGCCCGGCTTTGTTCGCGACTTTCCCAGGATCAGCGTGGAAGTTCAGATCGACGATGCCGGCGTGGATATCGTGTCGGAGCGCTTCGATCTCGGGATAAGGCTCGGGGAGTTGCTGGAGCAGGATGTCATCGCGTTCGCGCTTCAGCCTCCCATATGCCAGATCGCCGTGGCCGCCCCGGCCTATCTGGATCGGCATGGCGTTCCCGATCATCCTCGCGAGCTGTGCCACCATCTTTGTCTCGTGTTCAGGTGGCCGGGCCATGCCGCGCTCTACAACTGGGAGTTCTACGAGAACGGAGCATGGTTTTCCGTCCCGGTTTCCGGCCCCCTGACCTTCAATGACCAGCGGGCGGCACTCGATGCGGCGATTGCAGGGGCGGGCATCGCGTTCTGGGTCGAGAGCGAGGTGAAACCCCATATCGATTCCGGTCGTCTCGTCCCCCTGCTAACGGCCTACTCCGAGGTTTTTCCCGGCTTCGCGCTCTACTATCCCCGGCATCGCCATCGATCGGCAGCCGTGACGACGCTGATCGGGGCGATCCGCGACGCCGCCAGGCGGTAG
- a CDS encoding TetR/AcrR family transcriptional regulator translates to MVDEILSDLHGRLIAAALTRLERGDEIGLRAIARDAGVSAMAPYRHFRDKAALLAAVAMHGFDDLRTVLLAADDQADACLALVAQGEAYLAFARSHPALFRLMFSDHDGGPPPVEDNAYGVMVRRVRQLAPADLETATLACWAAVHGMATLALDGSLPPNGSPRERDALTLVIMGLVGNSHAP, encoded by the coding sequence ATGGTCGATGAAATCTTATCGGATCTTCACGGACGCCTGATCGCTGCTGCCCTGACCAGGCTCGAGCGGGGCGACGAGATCGGGTTGCGTGCGATCGCGCGTGATGCGGGGGTTTCGGCGATGGCGCCCTACCGCCATTTCCGCGACAAGGCCGCGTTGCTCGCAGCGGTGGCCATGCACGGCTTCGACGACCTACGGACGGTGCTGCTGGCGGCAGATGATCAGGCGGACGCGTGTCTCGCGCTCGTGGCGCAGGGGGAAGCCTACCTGGCCTTCGCCCGGAGCCACCCCGCGCTGTTCAGGCTGATGTTCTCCGATCACGACGGCGGCCCTCCACCGGTCGAAGACAATGCCTATGGCGTGATGGTCCGGAGGGTGCGGCAACTTGCTCCGGCAGATCTCGAGACGGCGACGCTTGCCTGCTGGGCGGCTGTCCACGGCATGGCCACCCTAGCGCTCGATGGCAGCCTCCCCCCCAATGGCTCGCCCCGTGAACGCGATGCCCTCACGCTGGTCATCATGGGGCTTGTCGGGAATTCCCACGCACCCTGA
- a CDS encoding monooxygenase family protein, producing the protein MDLSQYPDLVMIMLGFRLRGWRGLRAMRRIGPGMAKIMRDRPDGLLAHEGMKFSLLHFGFRQYWRDLDTLERFTRSEPHAGWWRSVRELSADAGFWHETYHARGGIEALYVAMPEPVGLQLFAPERQPVGPFMSARARIQGGAVEPRAAPQAVD; encoded by the coding sequence GTGGACCTCTCGCAGTATCCCGATCTGGTGATGATCATGCTCGGTTTCCGGTTGCGAGGGTGGCGCGGCCTGCGTGCAATGCGCCGGATCGGTCCGGGGATGGCGAAGATCATGCGCGACCGACCGGACGGCCTGCTCGCCCATGAAGGCATGAAGTTCAGCCTGCTTCACTTCGGCTTCCGCCAGTATTGGCGTGATCTCGACACGCTAGAGCGGTTTACACGCAGCGAACCGCATGCCGGTTGGTGGCGAAGCGTCCGCGAACTGTCGGCAGACGCAGGATTCTGGCATGAGACCTACCACGCGCGAGGTGGCATCGAGGCGCTTTACGTCGCGATGCCGGAACCTGTGGGCCTGCAACTTTTCGCCCCCGAGCGGCAGCCTGTCGGCCCGTTCATGTCGGCGCGAGCGCGGATACAGGGTGGGGCAGTAGAGCCACGAGCGGCACCCCAGGCGGTCGATTGA
- a CDS encoding FAD-binding domain-containing protein: MNRPIVLTRGAALDRLTEAVPRFGPVYAANRNTDAGPLGRATTSELSPYLRRRLLLEQEVVGAALAEHGPKAAQKFIDEVFWRSYFKGNLEAHPAAWTSYLDDVAAERERLAANSGLRRAYQDAVSGRTGIDGFDDWARELVEHGWLHNHARMWFASIWVFTLRLPWVLGADFFLQNLLDGDPASNTLSWRWVAGLHTQGKAYAARAENIRRFTDGRFSPTGLNESPEPLQEIDPPSLVPLPSADPVPTGDVALLLHLDDLNPETLKLGCRVTRVGGLVAHAPNASEQVRQADREAMADALDRAGQWFGCAAAIAVPGWEDGLPVVAAWAPVGPSADALPPGCLRVRRQWDELTWPHATRGYFQVKSATPAILRAMSPG, translated from the coding sequence ATGAACCGTCCTATCGTCCTGACCCGCGGCGCTGCACTCGACCGTCTGACCGAAGCCGTCCCGCGCTTCGGCCCCGTCTACGCCGCCAACCGGAATACCGACGCAGGGCCCCTGGGAAGAGCGACCACAAGCGAACTCTCGCCCTACCTGCGCCGCCGGCTGCTGCTGGAGCAGGAGGTCGTCGGGGCCGCGCTGGCCGAGCATGGTCCCAAGGCTGCGCAGAAGTTCATCGACGAGGTGTTCTGGCGCTCCTACTTCAAGGGAAACCTCGAGGCCCATCCTGCAGCCTGGACAAGCTACCTCGACGACGTTGCGGCGGAGCGGGAGCGCCTGGCAGCGAACTCCGGTCTGCGACGCGCCTACCAGGACGCCGTGTCCGGGCGTACCGGCATCGACGGCTTCGACGACTGGGCGCGCGAACTGGTCGAGCATGGCTGGCTGCACAACCACGCACGGATGTGGTTCGCCTCGATCTGGGTGTTCACCCTCCGCCTGCCCTGGGTGCTCGGCGCGGATTTCTTCCTGCAGAACCTGCTTGATGGAGATCCGGCCAGCAACACCCTGTCGTGGCGCTGGGTCGCCGGGCTGCATACACAGGGGAAGGCCTATGCCGCGCGGGCGGAAAACATCCGCCGCTTCACCGACGGCCGTTTTTCCCCGACCGGCCTGAACGAGAGCCCGGAGCCGTTGCAGGAGATCGACCCTCCCAGCCTGGTTCCGCTGCCGTCCGCGGACCCGGTGCCGACGGGTGACGTCGCACTGCTCCTGCATCTCGATGACCTGAACCCGGAGACCCTGAAGCTGGGCTGCCGGGTCACCCGTGTCGGCGGACTGGTCGCGCATGCGCCCAATGCTTCGGAACAGGTCCGGCAGGCCGACCGGGAAGCGATGGCCGACGCGTTGGATCGCGCCGGGCAGTGGTTCGGATGCGCCGCCGCCATCGCTGTGCCCGGTTGGGAGGATGGCCTGCCGGTCGTCGCGGCGTGGGCGCCGGTGGGTCCATCGGCCGATGCCTTGCCACCCGGTTGCCTGCGGGTGCGTCGACAGTGGGACGAGCTGACCTGGCCACATGCCACGCGCGGCTACTTCCAGGTGAAGAGCGCCACCCCGGCAATCCTTCGCGCGATGTCTCCCGGCTAG
- a CDS encoding class I SAM-dependent methyltransferase: MTDHVETLRAAALGDARARAFAALEPDRKIRNPDTLAREFLDPGERPDPDEPEQVGKFRTNLEAVLPGAYYLQNARTFHLDACLRRAIDGGFRLVVLLGAGFDTRAHRLAGAEHDVRFFEVDFGEIQREKKAALEHLPGSGARNIHYVASDFEADALADIADAPGYDSSEPTFFIWEGRSVDMTEDDVDAVLDFVSQHSVPDSGIVFDYVPRSMIDGSVAYYGGEEFRAFMDQSGRPLSFGIEDRNLRRFLAQRNFELTALVTNHELETRYLMDSDGVPHGHVPGYARIAEATIIRRRGT; this comes from the coding sequence ATGACGGATCACGTGGAAACGCTCCGGGCAGCCGCCCTGGGCGATGCCAGGGCACGAGCCTTTGCCGCACTCGAGCCCGATCGGAAAATACGCAACCCCGATACCCTGGCTCGGGAGTTTCTTGATCCGGGTGAACGGCCCGATCCGGATGAGCCCGAGCAGGTCGGGAAGTTCCGGACGAACCTGGAAGCCGTGCTGCCCGGAGCGTATTATTTGCAGAATGCCCGGACATTCCATCTCGACGCCTGCTTGCGCCGGGCGATAGATGGTGGCTTCAGGCTGGTGGTCTTGCTCGGAGCAGGCTTCGATACGAGAGCACACCGTCTTGCCGGTGCGGAACACGATGTCCGGTTCTTCGAGGTCGATTTCGGGGAGATCCAGCGTGAGAAGAAGGCGGCGCTTGAGCACCTGCCGGGTTCCGGCGCGAGAAACATCCATTATGTTGCGAGCGATTTCGAGGCGGACGCGCTTGCGGACATCGCCGATGCGCCCGGCTACGATTCTTCGGAACCGACGTTCTTCATCTGGGAAGGTCGCTCGGTCGATATGACCGAAGACGATGTGGACGCCGTGCTGGACTTCGTCAGCCAGCATAGCGTGCCGGACAGTGGCATCGTCTTCGACTACGTGCCGCGATCGATGATCGACGGCTCGGTCGCCTATTACGGCGGCGAGGAGTTCCGCGCGTTCATGGACCAGTCTGGGCGGCCGTTATCGTTCGGAATCGAGGACCGGAATCTGCGACGCTTTCTTGCGCAACGGAACTTCGAGCTCACGGCACTCGTGACGAACCATGAGCTGGAGACGCGATATCTGATGGATAGCGATGGCGTGCCGCACGGGCATGTTCCCGGTTATGCCCGCATTGCCGAGGCGACGATCATACGACGGCGTGGAACCTGA
- a CDS encoding DNA topoisomerase yields MVEQIVITEKSSQAKDIRDAVGSRYGTILPAEGHLFDLLEPEEVEPSWKRWTPVLLRPEGLYGTRPATGGNKASKLKAIREALVSAKRVWLATDCDREGQLIGQEILEHYKYRGEVRRVMFTAQDAVTIRDAFTNARPNGEHAALYQAAVARRQADQIYNLSLTRTATVTLARGARTVIGVGRVKTPTLAIVCRRELEIREFVVQPYFEIVATATVATGQFRMRFAPKERIPDRATAEAIAVLADGADGPLSVKVEDKRQAPPRLHDLPSLQKLCASRFGWSAARTLEVAQELYDGSGKKIITYPRAETRYLPESLIPQVPRIVEALRVGQSFAAIPVLDPPLVRRGMSGTFSDKGLAGASHHAVIPNHNTVDNLRAVWPRLSADERRLFDVIARSYLAAMMPDFRYRQTTALLDVQGYVFRAAGRQPIEMGWRAAFPEWQPAEEKGDEAQLLPALRSGETALLSEPKVEDKETRPPPRYNEGTLIDAMQNAWRFVPDEALRERLKEAKGIGTPATRAEIIRGLKTQEFLVIDGKNIVPTDRGLALFDVLQKADPALVDPGVTAQLERLLDDVLVGRTEMMSAIDAVCAQASRIIGRLTEHASSGAAPLVIAAAGPPGKPGAAGRSGPPTPAMKAYVESLAKQKTIKPPRGYASSGAVCRAFLDKHAASKQVSAQAPESSKPVTPRRRAAPAKARAAATPGAKKRTGGKARAAKAPVASGPAAGGTEIRLNIPYGNKDAAQKLGARYRDGAWYVLAGLDLSGFRDKGWL; encoded by the coding sequence ATGGTCGAGCAGATCGTCATCACCGAGAAGTCCAGCCAGGCCAAGGACATCCGCGATGCGGTCGGCAGTCGCTACGGGACCATCCTGCCGGCCGAGGGCCATCTGTTCGATCTGCTCGAGCCGGAGGAAGTCGAACCAAGCTGGAAGCGCTGGACGCCGGTGCTGCTGCGTCCCGAGGGTCTGTATGGCACCCGTCCGGCCACCGGCGGCAACAAGGCGTCAAAGCTCAAGGCGATCCGCGAGGCGCTGGTTTCGGCGAAGCGGGTGTGGCTCGCGACCGACTGCGACCGCGAGGGCCAGCTGATCGGCCAGGAAATCCTCGAGCACTACAAATATCGCGGCGAGGTCCGGCGGGTGATGTTCACCGCCCAGGATGCCGTCACCATCCGCGACGCCTTCACCAATGCGCGGCCGAACGGCGAGCACGCGGCGCTCTACCAGGCGGCCGTCGCACGGCGGCAGGCGGACCAGATCTACAATCTCTCGCTGACCCGCACTGCGACCGTCACCCTCGCCCGTGGCGCCCGCACGGTGATCGGCGTGGGCCGGGTCAAGACGCCGACGCTCGCTATCGTCTGCCGGCGGGAGCTGGAAATCCGCGAGTTCGTGGTCCAGCCGTATTTCGAGATCGTGGCGACGGCCACGGTGGCGACGGGGCAGTTCCGGATGCGGTTCGCGCCCAAGGAGCGGATACCGGATCGCGCCACGGCCGAGGCGATCGCGGTGCTGGCGGACGGCGCCGACGGCCCGCTCTCGGTCAAGGTCGAGGACAAGCGGCAGGCACCACCCCGGCTGCACGACCTGCCGTCGCTGCAGAAACTCTGCGCCTCGCGGTTCGGCTGGTCGGCGGCGCGCACGCTGGAGGTGGCGCAGGAGCTCTACGACGGCTCGGGCAAGAAGATCATCACCTACCCTCGTGCCGAAACCCGCTATTTGCCCGAAAGCCTGATCCCGCAGGTGCCGCGCATCGTCGAGGCGCTCAGGGTCGGCCAAAGCTTCGCGGCGATCCCGGTGCTCGATCCACCGCTGGTCCGGCGCGGCATGAGCGGCACCTTCAGCGACAAGGGGCTGGCGGGCGCGAGCCATCATGCGGTCATCCCCAACCACAATACCGTCGATAATTTGCGCGCGGTCTGGCCCCGGCTCAGCGCGGACGAGCGGCGGTTGTTCGACGTGATCGCGCGGTCCTACCTCGCGGCGATGATGCCGGATTTCCGCTACCGGCAGACGACGGCGCTGCTGGATGTGCAGGGCTACGTGTTTCGGGCCGCGGGTCGCCAGCCGATCGAGATGGGTTGGCGGGCGGCGTTTCCCGAGTGGCAGCCGGCGGAGGAAAAAGGCGACGAGGCGCAGCTGTTGCCGGCGCTCCGGTCGGGCGAAACCGCGTTGCTGTCCGAACCGAAGGTCGAGGACAAGGAAACCCGCCCGCCACCGCGCTACAACGAGGGCACGCTGATCGACGCGATGCAGAATGCCTGGCGCTTCGTGCCGGACGAGGCGTTGCGCGAGCGGCTGAAGGAGGCGAAGGGCATCGGCACGCCGGCGACCCGCGCCGAGATCATTCGCGGCCTCAAGACGCAGGAGTTCCTGGTCATCGACGGCAAGAACATCGTGCCGACCGATCGTGGGCTGGCCCTGTTCGACGTGCTGCAGAAGGCCGATCCGGCGCTGGTCGATCCGGGTGTGACCGCCCAGCTCGAACGGCTGCTGGATGACGTGCTGGTCGGCCGCACCGAGATGATGAGCGCGATCGACGCCGTGTGCGCGCAGGCCTCCCGCATCATCGGCCGCCTGACCGAGCACGCTTCCAGCGGTGCGGCGCCGCTGGTGATCGCGGCGGCAGGACCGCCCGGGAAGCCGGGAGCGGCGGGACGATCCGGGCCGCCCACGCCGGCGATGAAAGCCTATGTCGAGAGTCTGGCGAAGCAGAAGACCATCAAGCCGCCGCGCGGATATGCAAGTTCCGGCGCCGTCTGCCGCGCCTTCCTGGACAAGCATGCGGCATCGAAACAGGTGTCGGCCCAGGCGCCGGAGAGTTCCAAGCCAGTGACGCCACGCAGGCGCGCGGCTCCGGCGAAAGCGCGGGCAGCCGCCACCCCGGGTGCGAAGAAACGGACCGGTGGGAAGGCGCGAGCCGCCAAGGCGCCGGTTGCATCCGGACCGGCTGCGGGGGGAACCGAGATCCGGCTCAACATTCCATACGGGAACAAGGATGCCGCCCAGAAGCTGGGCGCGCGATACCGCGACGGCGCCTGGTATGTATTGGCCGGCCTCGATCTTTCCGGCTTTCGCGACAAGGGTTGGCTGTGA
- a CDS encoding potassium channel family protein gives MLVVLAIVLALVLLAVTAQDAFEVMLLPRRVYRRVRLARLYFRSAWSAWIWVADRWFAGDRKIRFLGVFGPLSLVILFSLWAALFIIGFGLLQWALQGHSRPPSALSEQVYMSGVTFFTVGYGDIAPHTALNRILAVVEAGLGLGFIAVVIGYLPVLYQLFARREAHVIQLDARAGSPPTATTMIVLHAEPGGLAKLDEMLREWETWGAELLESHLSYPMLVYYRSQHDNQSWLAAMAAVMDTSALVLVGMEDMQPLQARMTFTMTRQVIVEMSRALGIGPSPFEGNDRLSHETYLAMEEAFGNAGVNWTGSADAEDVLHALRSTYEPLLDGLSRRLSLQLPPWLPPDGAAGHWHGGHRGLIAKRLVEQLSGPGRQGVTPEPSSGRFASRLRRRLQRK, from the coding sequence ATGCTGGTTGTCCTGGCGATCGTCCTGGCGCTGGTCCTGCTCGCGGTGACGGCACAGGACGCGTTCGAGGTCATGTTGCTGCCGCGGCGGGTGTACCGGCGCGTCAGGCTGGCGCGGCTGTATTTCCGGTCGGCCTGGTCGGCGTGGATCTGGGTGGCGGACCGATGGTTCGCGGGCGACCGCAAGATACGCTTCCTCGGCGTGTTCGGCCCGCTCTCGCTGGTGATCCTGTTCTCGCTCTGGGCGGCGTTGTTCATCATCGGCTTCGGCCTGCTGCAATGGGCGCTGCAGGGTCATTCCCGGCCCCCATCGGCGCTGAGCGAACAGGTCTATATGAGCGGGGTGACGTTCTTCACGGTGGGCTATGGGGATATCGCACCCCACACCGCGCTGAACCGCATACTGGCCGTTGTCGAAGCAGGCCTCGGGCTCGGCTTCATCGCCGTCGTGATCGGCTACCTGCCGGTACTCTACCAGTTGTTCGCGCGGCGCGAGGCGCATGTCATCCAGCTCGATGCCCGCGCCGGCTCGCCGCCCACCGCGACCACCATGATCGTTCTTCATGCGGAGCCCGGCGGTCTCGCGAAACTCGACGAGATGCTGCGGGAATGGGAAACCTGGGGCGCGGAACTGCTCGAGAGCCATCTCTCCTATCCGATGCTGGTCTATTACCGCTCGCAACATGACAACCAGTCCTGGCTCGCGGCGATGGCGGCGGTGATGGATACCAGCGCCCTGGTCCTGGTCGGGATGGAGGACATGCAGCCGCTCCAGGCGCGGATGACCTTCACCATGACGCGCCAGGTGATCGTCGAGATGTCCCGGGCCCTCGGGATCGGCCCGTCGCCTTTCGAGGGAAACGACCGGCTGTCGCACGAGACCTACCTGGCGATGGAAGAGGCTTTCGGGAATGCCGGAGTGAACTGGACCGGAAGCGCTGATGCGGAGGACGTGCTCCATGCGCTTCGGTCCACCTACGAGCCGCTGCTCGACGGGTTGAGCAGGCGCCTGTCGCTGCAACTGCCGCCATGGCTCCCGCCCGATGGTGCGGCGGGCCACTGGCATGGCGGGCACCGTGGCCTGATCGCCAAGCGGCTGGTCGAACAACTCTCGGGCCCCGGTCGCCAGGGCGTCACGCCCGAACCGTCGTCCGGGCGGTTCGCTTCGCGCCTTCGCCGGCGGCTGCAGCGGAAGTAG
- a CDS encoding SIS domain-containing protein codes for MSSLYREAIDELQDVFSRIDDGAVDRAVTMIAEARKIVVFGCGREGLQIRGLAMRLFHMGLAVSVVGDMTTPPVGGGDLFVVTAGPGELSTASALLEIARRAGARILFITAQPEGRSAAYADQVLVLPAQTMADDQGEAKSSTLPMGSLYEGGLFILFEVMVLKLCERLKIGPDDMRHRHTNLE; via the coding sequence ATGAGCAGCCTCTACCGAGAAGCGATCGACGAACTGCAGGACGTGTTCTCGAGGATCGACGACGGCGCGGTCGATCGCGCGGTGACCATGATCGCCGAGGCACGCAAGATCGTGGTGTTCGGATGTGGGCGCGAGGGGCTGCAGATACGCGGGCTTGCGATGCGCCTGTTCCATATGGGGCTTGCGGTCTCGGTGGTCGGCGACATGACGACGCCGCCGGTCGGGGGTGGCGACCTGTTCGTGGTCACCGCCGGACCGGGCGAGCTGTCCACGGCATCGGCACTGCTCGAGATCGCCAGGCGCGCCGGCGCCAGGATCCTGTTCATCACCGCGCAACCGGAAGGCCGGAGTGCGGCGTACGCCGATCAGGTCCTGGTCCTGCCGGCACAGACGATGGCGGACGACCAGGGCGAGGCGAAGTCGTCCACATTGCCGATGGGCTCGCTCTACGAAGGCGGCCTGTTCATCCTGTTCGAGGTGATGGTGCTGAAGCTCTGCGAGCGGCTGAAGATCGGTCCCGACGACATGCGGCACCGCCACACGAACCTCGAATAG